A genomic stretch from Algoriphagus halophilus includes:
- the kduI gene encoding 5-dehydro-4-deoxy-D-glucuronate isomerase produces MNTEITTRYSSHPEDFKSYPTSEIRDKFLIEDLFKADKISGVYTLEDRLIVGGIHPVHSPVQLEAVDQLKAENFLDRREIGIINIGAKTKIDIDGASLELDHKEALYIGKGVKEVIFHPSPSGDTYLYFNSAPAHQEYPTRKITRKDAEVVTLGSLENSNHRTIYKLLVNSVLETCQLQMGMTELKPGSVWNTMPAHTHDRRMEAYFYFDLSEENVVSHFMGQADETRHIWLKNHQAIISPPWSIHSGAGTSNYTFIWGMAGENMDYKDMDGIKPVDLK; encoded by the coding sequence ATACTCTTCCCACCCAGAAGATTTCAAAAGCTACCCAACTTCAGAAATCAGAGATAAATTTTTAATCGAAGATTTATTCAAGGCTGATAAAATCTCAGGAGTTTACACCTTGGAGGATCGTCTAATTGTGGGAGGTATTCATCCGGTTCATTCCCCTGTCCAATTAGAAGCAGTGGATCAATTAAAAGCGGAGAATTTCCTAGATCGAAGAGAAATAGGAATTATAAATATCGGGGCAAAGACCAAAATAGATATCGATGGAGCGTCCTTAGAACTGGACCATAAAGAAGCATTATACATTGGAAAAGGAGTGAAAGAAGTTATTTTTCACCCTTCTCCATCGGGAGACACCTACTTATACTTTAATTCTGCTCCTGCCCATCAGGAGTACCCAACTCGAAAAATCACCAGAAAAGATGCTGAGGTGGTGACCCTTGGCTCCCTTGAAAATTCCAATCATCGAACCATCTACAAACTGTTAGTCAATTCAGTTCTGGAAACCTGCCAACTTCAAATGGGAATGACAGAATTAAAGCCAGGGTCCGTTTGGAATACCATGCCTGCACATACCCATGACAGAAGAATGGAAGCCTATTTTTATTTTGACTTAAGCGAGGAAAATGTGGTCTCTCACTTTATGGGGCAAGCAGACGAAACAAGACATATTTGGTTAAAGAACCATCAAGCAATCATTTCACCGCCTTGGTCAATCCACAGTGGCGCAGGGACTTCCAATTATACCTTCATTTGGGGGATGGCTGGAGAAAATATGGATTACAAGGATA